A region of Deinococcus rubellus DNA encodes the following proteins:
- a CDS encoding GGDEF domain-containing protein, which produces MARPPILSRAEFERTMQDLVKVPLTLALVDLDHFKQLNDLLGHAEGDRVLRQVERLLSGSLPAGSHVARLGGDEYAVILPESAAETALILFDEIIKHFQINRESDWPRALGLSVGLAGRPAHAESSFDLQRAADEALLRAKREGRGRACIYVESKMVLKSNYYPKSQLERLAKLASALGRTEASLLREALDDLIEKNRGAL; this is translated from the coding sequence ATGGCCCGCCCACCGATTCTGAGCCGCGCCGAGTTCGAAAGGACCATGCAGGACCTCGTCAAGGTGCCGCTCACACTGGCTCTGGTTGACCTCGACCACTTCAAGCAGCTCAACGACCTGCTCGGTCATGCCGAGGGCGACCGGGTGCTGCGGCAGGTCGAGCGCCTGCTGTCAGGCAGCCTTCCAGCAGGCAGCCATGTGGCCCGGCTGGGCGGCGACGAGTACGCCGTGATTTTGCCGGAAAGCGCCGCCGAGACAGCCCTGATTCTCTTCGACGAGATCATCAAGCATTTTCAGATCAACCGCGAGAGCGACTGGCCACGCGCACTGGGGCTGTCGGTGGGGCTGGCGGGCCGCCCGGCGCACGCCGAGAGCAGCTTCGATTTGCAGCGGGCCGCCGACGAGGCGCTGCTGCGGGCCAAGCGTGAAGGGCGGGGGCGGGCCTGCATCTACGTGGAATCCAAGATGGTACTCAAAAGCAACTACTATCCCAAAAGCCAGCTGGAGCGCCTCGCCAAATTGGCCTCGGCTCTGGGCCGCACTGAGGCGAGCTTGCTGCGGGAAGCGCTGGACGACCTGATCGAGAAGAACCGGGGGGCCCTGTGA
- a CDS encoding nucleoside deaminase, which translates to MTIWADLSPGWQVAWTQGWEAYRTGNVPVGGAIVNEAGEVLAAGRNRTREARRVDGVISGFDLAHAEINALLSLPNVTREEGYALTLLTTLEPCPQCAGTLVMGQVRRLSYAAADPWAGCASLFTENAYMVSKGVKVSRGPGGLALSVQVLHLLSELKTGNFSGPFRERFEAAMPDAVRVAKRLHTVRMVSKIWSAKAAYLQLLQETQA; encoded by the coding sequence GTGACCATCTGGGCCGACCTCTCCCCCGGCTGGCAAGTCGCCTGGACACAGGGTTGGGAAGCGTACCGCACTGGGAATGTGCCGGTGGGCGGGGCCATCGTGAATGAAGCAGGCGAGGTGCTGGCAGCAGGGCGCAACCGCACGCGGGAGGCGCGGCGGGTGGACGGAGTGATTTCAGGGTTCGACCTGGCCCATGCCGAGATCAATGCCCTGCTCAGTCTGCCCAACGTTACCCGCGAGGAGGGCTATGCCCTGACGCTGCTGACCACACTGGAACCTTGCCCGCAGTGCGCTGGAACGCTGGTCATGGGTCAGGTGCGTCGCCTGAGCTACGCTGCCGCCGATCCCTGGGCAGGCTGCGCTTCCCTCTTTACCGAGAATGCGTACATGGTGAGCAAGGGGGTGAAGGTATCGCGGGGGCCAGGTGGGTTGGCGCTGTCGGTGCAGGTGCTTCATCTGCTGTCTGAATTGAAGACTGGAAACTTTAGCGGCCCATTTCGTGAGCGTTTTGAAGCGGCAATGCCGGACGCGGTGCGGGTGGCCAAGCGGCTTCACACAGTGAGAATGGTATCGAAGATCTGGAGCGCTAAAGCGGCCTACCTTCAACTTTTGCAGGAGACTCAAGCGTGA
- a CDS encoding histidine phosphatase family protein, whose translation MGRAQMRKLAAYWQTHPPGCQTMICSSLSRARETAQIVCGPLNITPRVSDFWRE comes from the coding sequence ATCGGGCGGGCGCAGATGCGGAAGCTGGCCGCGTACTGGCAGACCCACCCGCCGGGCTGCCAGACGATGATCTGTTCCAGCCTCAGCCGTGCCCGTGAGACGGCGCAGATCGTTTGCGGGCCGCTGAATATCACGCCGCGAGTGAGTGATTTTTGGCGCGAATGA
- a CDS encoding histidine phosphatase family protein has product MRRQRNAIPHALSATSSPLLLLTAASHRPKIRARALTALRDLCAMPVSNILVVSHGGFLNPVLRELTGNGRAWSKFGDTGFTCLRLSREGHTVGVLGVQGQPHLA; this is encoded by the coding sequence ATGAGGAGGCAGAGAAACGCTATCCCACACGCGCTTTCTGCCACGTCCTCTCCCCTTTTACTGCTGACGGCGGCGAGTCACAGGCCCAAGATCAGGGCGCGGGCGCTGACGGCCCTGCGTGACCTGTGCGCCATGCCAGTGTCAAACATACTGGTCGTCTCGCACGGCGGCTTTCTTAACCCGGTGCTGCGCGAGCTGACCGGAAATGGCCGTGCATGGTCCAAGTTTGGCGACACCGGCTTCACCTGCCTGCGCCTCTCGCGGGAGGGCCACACGGTGGGGGTGCTGGGCGTGCAGGGGCAGCCGCACCTAGCTTGA
- a CDS encoding deoxyribodipyrimidine photo-lyase, translating into MIQHERIQTLKGGQPGSGDYVLYWMQASVRTRFNHALEYAAEQANDLKLPLIVAFGLTPGYPEANERSYLFLLEGLRDVQRNLNGRGIGFVLRLGHPPEVMLELARQASLVVTDRAYLDPSRSWRTWLAERLDIPLIQVETDAVVPIETTSGKLEWAARTIRPKIHKRMDDFLVPLEPRRVKVKSLGLLDGVDASDPQHILKGLDIDRSVPPGEERGGEDNAQARLSGFVKEGLSHYDERRNNPLVDGASRLSAYLHFGHLSPIDVILQAREAGGAGLDAFTEELVVRRELSFNLCFYNPQYDQYAGLPDWCRKTLAEHADDKREHLYTRAELEAAQTHDSYWNAAQHQMVRTGRMHNYLRMYWGKKVLEWSATPQEAYAVLVYLNNKYETDGRNANSYAGINWIFGNHDRPWARRPIFGTVRYMVASGLKRKFDADAYAKKWA; encoded by the coding sequence ATGATTCAGCATGAGCGGATACAGACCCTCAAAGGCGGTCAGCCGGGCAGCGGCGACTATGTCCTCTACTGGATGCAGGCGTCGGTCCGCACCCGCTTCAATCACGCGCTGGAATATGCCGCCGAGCAGGCCAACGACCTCAAGTTGCCGCTGATCGTCGCCTTCGGCCTGACGCCCGGCTACCCGGAAGCCAATGAGCGCAGCTATCTGTTTTTACTTGAAGGGCTCAGAGACGTGCAACGCAACCTGAACGGGCGCGGCATCGGCTTCGTGCTGCGGCTGGGCCACCCGCCCGAGGTGATGCTGGAGTTGGCGAGGCAGGCCAGTCTGGTCGTCACCGACCGGGCCTACCTCGACCCGTCGCGGAGCTGGCGTACCTGGCTGGCCGAGCGCCTAGATATACCGCTGATCCAGGTGGAGACCGACGCGGTGGTGCCCATCGAGACCACCTCCGGCAAGTTGGAATGGGCCGCCCGCACCATCCGGCCCAAGATTCACAAGCGGATGGACGACTTTCTGGTGCCACTGGAGCCGCGCAGAGTCAAGGTGAAGTCGCTCGGCCTGCTGGACGGGGTGGACGCGAGCGACCCACAGCACATCCTGAAAGGACTGGACATTGACCGCAGCGTGCCGCCCGGCGAGGAGCGCGGCGGCGAGGACAACGCCCAGGCGCGGCTGAGCGGGTTCGTCAAGGAGGGTCTGAGCCACTACGACGAGCGACGCAACAACCCTTTGGTGGACGGCGCATCCAGGCTCTCGGCTTACCTGCACTTCGGGCACCTTTCCCCCATCGACGTCATTTTGCAGGCGCGTGAAGCGGGCGGCGCGGGCCTGGACGCTTTCACCGAAGAGCTGGTCGTTCGGCGCGAACTGAGCTTCAATCTGTGCTTCTACAACCCGCAGTATGACCAGTACGCTGGCCTGCCCGACTGGTGCCGCAAGACGCTGGCCGAACACGCAGATGATAAGCGCGAACACCTGTACACCCGCGCCGAGCTGGAGGCGGCCCAGACCCACGACTCCTATTGGAACGCTGCACAGCACCAGATGGTCCGCACTGGGCGGATGCACAACTACCTGCGGATGTACTGGGGCAAGAAGGTGCTGGAATGGTCGGCCACGCCGCAGGAGGCTTACGCCGTGCTGGTCTACCTCAACAACAAGTACGAAACGGACGGGCGCAATGCCAACAGCTACGCGGGCATCAACTGGATTTTCGGCAACCATGACCGCCCATGGGCACGCCGACCCATTTTCGGCACGGTCCGCTACATGGTCGCCAGCGGTCTAAAACGCAAATTCGACGCCGACGCCTACGCAAAAAAGTGGGCGTGA
- a CDS encoding cbb3-type cytochrome c oxidase subunit I, giving the protein MAVQVPRQSAEKSGFGAVLWDYMTTTDHKKIGTLYIGTSVVGFAVAGILAVLLRLQLAVPNNTLLVGNTYNQVLTAHAAIMIFFFLIPIGLFGFGNWFVPLQLGVRDVALPRLNNFAVWLFIFSMILILSAMFHGGMPGVGWTFYYPLSVDANQTGVSVLMIALILNGIASLLGSANFAATIVNMRAPGMSLWKMPIFVWSIFSTSILQLVSLGGLTAAALVTFLDLKMGLSMFNPGINGVPVLMQQFFWFYSHPAVYVMLLPYLGIGAEIASTMARKPMFGYRVMVYSLLGITMVSLLVWLHHMFALGIPETWQIAFMVATMVVAVPTGVKIFNLIGTLWGGRIIMKTPTYWLIGFIFNFLIGGITGVTLGLIPFDYQVTMSYYVVAHFHNVMMFGTAFLAMGGLYYWWPKMTGRFMNEKLGLWHFWLFMVGSWMTFMPQYILGLLGMPRRYYTYPAGNFAWSELNFISTLGALVLLVGGIVWVWNMYQSVRRPATASANPWGGFTLEWTADSPPKSYDFAHDFPTTFPTERPLYDWEKSGAKLIPVDPSSIHLPQSTVWPFMSAIGLALIGYGLSFGWFSSWSPSVAETPNQLASIILYISIPFFLYSVFKWAGTPEYDVPVEHHTLTKYSNGFMGMAWFIISEISLFGVLIGGYVYLRVAGNAVPPVTRPSIWLAALNTLILVSSSFVIHKAEQDLHHHRVSRGRLGLLITLILGAFFMIFQIYEFSLFGTESNWMQNLWQTCFFIIVGLHGLHIIIGGVGVALPYYQYMTGKIDKTNHGSLVPASMYWHLVDVVWLFIVAIFYAW; this is encoded by the coding sequence ATGGCTGTTCAAGTTCCCCGCCAGTCGGCGGAAAAATCCGGTTTCGGGGCGGTGCTGTGGGATTACATGACCACCACCGATCACAAAAAAATCGGCACGCTGTATATCGGCACCTCGGTGGTTGGGTTTGCTGTCGCGGGCATTCTGGCGGTGCTCCTGCGACTACAGCTGGCGGTGCCCAACAACACGCTGCTGGTGGGTAACACCTACAACCAGGTGCTGACTGCCCACGCGGCCATCATGATCTTTTTCTTCCTGATTCCCATTGGCCTGTTCGGCTTCGGCAACTGGTTTGTGCCGCTGCAACTCGGGGTGCGTGACGTGGCGCTGCCGAGGCTCAACAACTTTGCGGTGTGGCTCTTTATCTTCAGCATGATCCTGATCCTGAGTGCCATGTTTCACGGCGGTATGCCCGGCGTCGGTTGGACCTTTTATTACCCGCTTTCAGTGGACGCCAACCAGACCGGCGTGAGCGTCCTGATGATCGCGCTGATTCTCAACGGCATCGCCTCGCTGCTGGGATCGGCCAACTTCGCGGCCACCATCGTCAACATGCGCGCGCCCGGCATGAGCCTGTGGAAAATGCCGATCTTCGTCTGGAGCATCTTTTCCACCTCTATCTTGCAGCTCGTCTCGCTGGGTGGCCTGACCGCCGCCGCGCTGGTCACTTTCCTCGACCTCAAGATGGGCCTGAGCATGTTCAACCCTGGCATCAACGGCGTGCCGGTGCTGATGCAGCAGTTCTTCTGGTTCTACTCGCACCCCGCCGTGTACGTGATGCTGCTGCCCTACCTCGGCATCGGCGCGGAAATCGCCTCGACGATGGCCCGCAAGCCGATGTTCGGCTACCGCGTGATGGTGTACTCGCTGCTGGGCATCACCATGGTGTCGCTGCTGGTGTGGCTGCACCACATGTTTGCCCTGGGCATTCCCGAAACCTGGCAAATCGCCTTTATGGTCGCCACGATGGTGGTCGCGGTGCCCACCGGCGTCAAGATCTTCAACCTGATCGGCACCCTCTGGGGCGGGCGGATCATCATGAAGACGCCCACCTACTGGCTGATCGGCTTCATCTTCAATTTCCTGATCGGCGGCATCACCGGCGTCACGCTGGGCCTGATTCCCTTCGATTATCAGGTCACCATGAGCTACTACGTGGTCGCCCACTTCCACAACGTGATGATGTTCGGCACGGCCTTCCTGGCGATGGGCGGCCTGTACTACTGGTGGCCCAAGATGACCGGGCGTTTCATGAACGAGAAGCTGGGGTTGTGGCACTTCTGGCTGTTCATGGTCGGCAGCTGGATGACCTTCATGCCGCAGTACATCCTGGGTCTGCTGGGTATGCCCCGGCGCTACTACACCTACCCGGCGGGCAACTTCGCCTGGAGCGAACTCAACTTCATCTCGACGCTCGGCGCACTGGTGCTGCTGGTCGGCGGCATCGTGTGGGTCTGGAACATGTACCAGAGTGTGCGTCGTCCGGCCACCGCTTCGGCCAACCCCTGGGGCGGTTTCACGCTGGAGTGGACTGCTGACAGCCCTCCCAAGTCCTACGACTTCGCGCACGACTTCCCCACCACCTTCCCCACCGAGCGCCCCCTGTATGACTGGGAAAAGAGCGGTGCGAAGCTGATTCCGGTTGATCCAAGCAGCATTCACCTGCCGCAGAGCACGGTGTGGCCGTTCATGAGCGCCATCGGCCTGGCCCTGATCGGCTACGGCCTCTCGTTCGGCTGGTTTTCGAGCTGGAGTCCCTCGGTGGCCGAAACGCCCAACCAGCTCGCCAGCATCATCCTGTATATCAGCATTCCGTTTTTCCTGTACTCAGTGTTCAAGTGGGCCGGAACACCCGAATATGACGTGCCGGTGGAGCACCATACCCTCACCAAGTACAGCAACGGCTTCATGGGCATGGCCTGGTTCATCATCTCGGAAATCAGTCTCTTTGGCGTGCTGATCGGCGGGTACGTCTACCTGCGGGTTGCTGGCAACGCGGTGCCGCCCGTGACCCGTCCGAGCATCTGGCTGGCGGCGCTCAACACCCTGATCCTGGTCAGCAGCTCGTTCGTGATCCACAAGGCCGAGCAGGACCTGCACCACCACCGCGTCAGCCGTGGCCGTCTGGGGCTGCTGATTACCCTGATTCTGGGTGCCTTCTTCATGATCTTCCAGATCTACGAGTTCTCGCTGTTCGGCACCGAGAGCAACTGGATGCAAAATCTCTGGCAGACCTGCTTTTTCATCATCGTCGGGCTGCACGGCCTGCACATCATCATCGGCGGTGTGGGCGTGGCCCTGCCGTACTACCAGTACATGACCGGCAAGATCGACAAGACCAACCACGGCTCCCTGGTGCCCGCCAGCATGTACTGGCACCTGGTGGACGTGGTGTGGCTGTTTATCGTGGCGATCTTCTACGCCTGGTAG
- the coxB gene encoding cytochrome c oxidase subunit II, whose protein sequence is MKGVMLNMLPGLPAPPRRRALSLAALLALTSLVLGSSSLAQQVNQTVSILDTSSGYNREMNVLVFWALAFAVIIFIGVSAALFYTVQKFREDKNDAAPAQFHGNNRLEVTLVAVPVVIVIFLALLTVRAMARLNPTPAGAYPVNAVAAQFYWNFEYPNLKVNPAAGNGLVTNGNEIIVPTQTKIAMTATARDVIHGFWAPNLGGQRDAIPGVKKTWQIDTDKAGVYQGNCTLLCGASHANMRFKVIALPKADYDQFASAAQAYKAPAAAAGTPAAAGYAIFMQGKGGSGACAACHRIQGTAAAGQAGPDLSFFGSRRTLGAGAWEGADVDTHLHQWIKASSSIKPGSLMPHYDGSTPNYPTLTDQDLTDLEAYLKTLQLPAEGNYWTKIAALVPGAPVPAAQSPTPSSVNATTSASTAMNGGN, encoded by the coding sequence ATGAAAGGAGTGATGTTGAATATGCTACCCGGTCTCCCCGCGCCGCCGCGCCGCCGCGCATTGAGTCTCGCCGCGCTGCTGGCCCTGACCAGTCTGGTGCTGGGCAGCTCGTCGCTGGCCCAGCAGGTCAACCAGACGGTGTCCATTCTCGATACGTCGTCCGGCTACAACCGGGAGATGAACGTTCTGGTGTTCTGGGCACTGGCCTTCGCAGTCATCATCTTCATCGGTGTGTCGGCGGCGCTGTTCTACACCGTCCAGAAATTCCGCGAGGATAAGAACGACGCCGCCCCGGCCCAGTTTCACGGCAACAACCGCCTGGAAGTGACGCTGGTGGCGGTGCCCGTGGTGATCGTCATTTTCCTGGCGCTGCTGACGGTGCGGGCGATGGCGCGGCTCAACCCCACCCCGGCAGGCGCATACCCGGTCAATGCGGTGGCCGCTCAGTTCTACTGGAATTTCGAATATCCCAACCTCAAGGTCAACCCGGCGGCGGGCAACGGACTGGTCACCAACGGTAACGAGATCATCGTGCCGACCCAGACCAAGATCGCCATGACCGCTACTGCCAGAGACGTCATCCACGGTTTCTGGGCACCCAACCTCGGCGGCCAGCGCGACGCCATTCCCGGCGTCAAGAAGACCTGGCAGATTGACACCGACAAGGCAGGCGTGTATCAGGGCAACTGCACGCTGCTGTGCGGCGCGTCACACGCCAACATGCGCTTTAAGGTGATCGCGCTGCCGAAGGCCGACTACGATCAATTCGCCAGCGCGGCCCAGGCCTACAAGGCTCCGGCAGCGGCGGCAGGCACCCCGGCGGCAGCGGGCTACGCCATCTTCATGCAGGGCAAGGGCGGCTCGGGTGCGTGCGCCGCCTGCCACCGCATCCAGGGCACCGCCGCCGCTGGGCAGGCTGGCCCCGACCTGAGCTTCTTCGGCTCCCGGCGCACGCTGGGCGCGGGCGCGTGGGAAGGCGCGGACGTGGACACCCACCTGCACCAGTGGATCAAGGCGTCGAGTAGCATCAAGCCCGGCAGCCTCATGCCGCACTACGACGGCTCCACGCCCAACTACCCGACCCTCACCGATCAGGACCTGACGGACCTGGAAGCTTACCTCAAGACCCTGCAGCTCCCGGCTGAAGGCAACTACTGGACCAAGATCGCGGCGCTGGTGCCCGGCGCGCCCGTTCCCGCCGCCCAGAGTCCGACCCCGTCCAGCGTGAACGCGACCACCTCGGCCAGCACGGCCATGAACGGAGGCAACTAA
- a CDS encoding heme o synthase — protein sequence MTAVPTKPTARATWRDYLSLTKPKVISLLLWTTLAAMFMAARGWPGLWPLLLVGVCGFMSAGSAGVFNMIIDRDIDLKMARTAKRPTTSGLISSRSAFIFGLSLQVISFVALWAWASPVAALMSLAGFVTYVFVYTMWLKRTTWHNIVLGGAAGAFPPLVGWAAVTGDLNLFAWFLFAIIFFWTPVHFWALALMIKDEYRAVGIPMLPVVHGDRLTVEQIFLYAIYTLVLSLMPLLLREVSWIYGVSALLLGSWQLWLAWKLRIHVVAGRKIERKVTLPLYLFSMLYLALLFLAAALDRVIFV from the coding sequence GTGACCGCCGTACCGACCAAGCCCACCGCGCGCGCCACCTGGCGCGACTACCTCTCGCTGACCAAGCCCAAGGTCATCAGCTTGCTGTTGTGGACCACCCTGGCGGCCATGTTCATGGCGGCGCGCGGCTGGCCGGGCCTGTGGCCGCTGCTGCTGGTCGGCGTCTGCGGCTTCATGTCGGCGGGGTCGGCGGGCGTCTTCAACATGATCATCGACCGCGACATCGACCTGAAGATGGCCCGCACCGCCAAGCGGCCCACCACCAGCGGCCTGATCTCCAGCCGCAGCGCCTTCATCTTCGGCCTGAGCCTGCAGGTCATCTCGTTCGTTGCCCTGTGGGCCTGGGCGAGCCCGGTGGCGGCGCTGATGAGCCTGGCAGGGTTCGTCACCTACGTGTTCGTCTACACCATGTGGCTTAAGCGCACCACCTGGCACAACATCGTGCTGGGCGGCGCGGCGGGTGCGTTTCCGCCGCTGGTCGGCTGGGCCGCCGTCACGGGCGACCTCAACCTGTTCGCCTGGTTTCTGTTCGCCATCATCTTTTTCTGGACCCCGGTGCATTTTTGGGCGCTGGCACTGATGATCAAGGACGAGTACCGGGCGGTGGGCATTCCGATGCTGCCGGTGGTTCACGGTGACCGTCTGACCGTCGAGCAGATTTTTCTGTATGCCATCTACACTCTGGTTTTGTCGCTGATGCCGCTGCTGCTGCGTGAGGTGTCGTGGATCTACGGCGTCTCAGCGCTGTTGCTGGGCAGCTGGCAGTTGTGGCTGGCCTGGAAGCTGCGAATTCATGTGGTGGCCGGGCGCAAGATCGAGCGCAAGGTAACGTTGCCGCTCTACCTCTTCTCAATGCTCTATCTGGCGCTTTTGTTTCTGGCTGCCGCGCTGGACCGGGTGATCTTCGTGTGA
- a CDS encoding COX15/CtaA family protein codes for MRKVLERGAEPSVRAVRVLTGLSWTALAYNILVILWGAYVRISGSGAGCGDHWPLCDGQVIPRSFTLERIVEFSHRGSSSLSGLLAIAVVVLAFVVTKRGHPARLGATWSLGLILFEGVIGGVQVLLGLTANSTDPARGFVQGLHLANTFALLGALLLTALWAGGAPRFTLRAQGWLGWGSPLAAVLMLLLGMAGAVTALGDKLFVPAPGTPLDTVKRDFGATASIIENLRVIHPALALIVCAYLVWFAARVLRERPGLLTRRWSYALYSVIGAQILIGVMNVALKAPGWMQIIHLLFACIMWLVTVMLIYSALVARPRPQPAPRAVAA; via the coding sequence TTGAGAAAGGTTCTGGAACGGGGGGCTGAACCCAGCGTGAGGGCGGTGCGGGTACTGACCGGCCTGAGCTGGACCGCGCTGGCTTACAACATTCTGGTGATCTTGTGGGGCGCGTATGTGCGGATCAGCGGCTCCGGGGCCGGGTGCGGCGACCACTGGCCACTGTGTGACGGTCAGGTCATTCCACGCTCGTTTACCCTGGAGCGGATCGTGGAATTCAGTCACCGGGGCAGCAGCAGCCTCAGCGGCTTGCTGGCCATCGCGGTGGTGGTGCTGGCCTTCGTGGTCACCAAGCGGGGCCACCCGGCCCGGCTTGGTGCGACCTGGTCGCTGGGCCTGATTCTGTTCGAGGGCGTCATCGGCGGCGTGCAGGTGCTGCTGGGCCTGACTGCCAACAGCACCGACCCGGCGCGCGGCTTTGTGCAGGGCCTGCACCTGGCCAACACCTTCGCGCTGCTGGGCGCGCTGCTGCTCACCGCGCTGTGGGCGGGCGGCGCACCGCGCTTTACTTTGCGTGCCCAGGGCTGGCTGGGCTGGGGCAGTCCGCTGGCCGCCGTGCTGATGCTGCTGCTCGGCATGGCGGGCGCGGTCACGGCGCTGGGCGACAAGCTGTTCGTTCCGGCTCCCGGCACCCCGCTCGATACCGTCAAGCGCGATTTTGGGGCCACCGCGTCCATCATCGAGAATCTGCGGGTCATTCACCCGGCGCTGGCCCTGATCGTCTGCGCCTACCTCGTCTGGTTCGCTGCACGGGTGCTGCGCGAACGGCCCGGTTTGCTTACCCGTCGCTGGAGTTACGCCCTCTACAGCGTCATCGGTGCGCAGATTCTGATCGGGGTGATGAACGTGGCACTCAAGGCTCCCGGCTGGATGCAGATCATTCATCTGCTGTTTGCGTGCATCATGTGGCTTGTGACGGTAATGCTGATTTACTCCGCGCTGGTGGCCCGGCCCAGGCCGCAGCCCGCGCCCAGGGCGGTGGCCGCGTGA
- a CDS encoding DUF420 domain-containing protein: MASIINQWAVICIVLSGVALIIGVTFIRRGNRAMHMRFMLLASALATLFLILYLTRLGLGYEKKYVGPEQWRSAYYTLLITHIFMAALNVPLALGALYWAYRGIQAAGSLSRVDEVPVARAAFDTHRKWTRWTVPVWLYVAVTGWIIYLVLDRFGQLSLR; this comes from the coding sequence ATGGCTTCAATCATCAACCAGTGGGCCGTCATCTGCATCGTCCTCAGCGGCGTCGCGCTGATTATCGGGGTGACGTTTATTCGCCGGGGCAACCGCGCCATGCACATGCGCTTCATGCTGCTGGCCAGCGCCCTGGCGACTTTGTTTCTGATCCTTTACCTGACCCGGCTGGGCCTCGGCTACGAAAAGAAATACGTCGGCCCGGAGCAGTGGCGCTCGGCCTACTACACCCTGCTGATCACCCACATCTTCATGGCCGCACTGAATGTGCCGCTGGCGCTGGGCGCACTCTACTGGGCCTACCGGGGCATCCAGGCGGCAGGCAGTCTCAGCCGCGTGGACGAGGTGCCCGTCGCCCGCGCAGCCTTCGACACCCACCGGAAATGGACCCGCTGGACGGTGCCGGTGTGGCTGTACGTGGCCGTCACCGGCTGGATCATCTACCTGGTGCTCGACCGCTTCGGGCAGCTCAGCTTGCGCTGA
- the panB gene encoding 3-methyl-2-oxobutanoate hydroxymethyltransferase — translation MKLTLPELRRETPLVMVTAYDYPGAQQAERAGMDLILVGDSLGNVVLGYDSTAPVTLGDIIHHARAVRRGAPDTFLVADLPFGTYHTGLQDAMRAAVKIIQDTGADAVKLEGASPEVLEAIKVLSRNGIPVMAHLGLTPQTEVSLGGRKVQGRDEAGAQKILEAARAVEDAGAFAVVLEVIPARLARLITERAGIPTIGIGAGPHCDGQVLVYHDVLGVSDQDKKIAKRYAELGQLATEALRTYADDVRSKVFPAKENSFIIKDEVLDKLY, via the coding sequence ATGAAACTCACCCTCCCCGAACTGCGCCGCGAGACCCCGCTGGTGATGGTCACGGCCTACGATTACCCCGGCGCGCAGCAGGCCGAACGGGCCGGAATGGACCTGATTCTGGTCGGTGACAGCCTCGGCAACGTCGTGCTGGGTTACGACAGCACCGCACCGGTCACGCTCGGCGACATCATCCACCACGCCCGCGCCGTGCGCCGGGGCGCGCCAGACACCTTTCTGGTGGCCGACCTGCCGTTCGGCACCTACCACACCGGCCTGCAAGACGCCATGCGTGCCGCCGTCAAGATCATTCAGGATACCGGGGCCGACGCCGTGAAGCTTGAGGGCGCGTCACCGGAAGTGCTGGAGGCCATCAAGGTGCTGAGCCGCAACGGCATCCCGGTGATGGCCCACCTCGGCCTGACCCCCCAGACCGAGGTGTCGCTGGGCGGGCGCAAGGTGCAGGGCCGCGACGAGGCAGGCGCGCAGAAGATTCTGGAAGCGGCGCGGGCGGTGGAGGACGCCGGGGCCTTCGCAGTGGTGCTGGAAGTCATCCCGGCGCGGCTGGCCCGGCTGATCACCGAGCGGGCTGGGATTCCCACCATCGGCATCGGCGCGGGGCCGCACTGCGACGGTCAGGTGCTGGTCTACCACGACGTGCTGGGCGTCTCCGATCAGGACAAGAAGATCGCCAAGCGCTACGCCGAACTCGGACAGCTTGCCACCGAGGCGCTCAGAACCTACGCCGACGACGTGCGGAGCAAGGTATTTCCGGCGAAAGAAAACAGCTTCATCATCAAGGATGAGGTGCTGGACAAACTGTACTGA